Proteins co-encoded in one uncultured Draconibacterium sp. genomic window:
- a CDS encoding DUF4837 family protein, whose product MKRINHFVFLMLVAAIFAGCDSNSTVMYKNITGKAGEMVVVISKDSWDRKPGEVLRETLAQPQIGLPQEEPLFDLINVPHEAFKDIFKSTRNIIQTTISSNVDESGIKFTDDVWAYPQATIQIRAKNADEFEKIFEENKDKILSYFVQAEKERITMSYNDTYERAVFNTLNSEFDVTMKVPPGFRIMEKKKDFLWVQFDSPEITQGIVIYSYPYVSDSAFTVGYQLPIRDSLLQKYVPGPTYGSYMSTEKRVDQINNVIKHNGNYASEMRGLWRVENDFMGGPYVALSELDASKQRVINAFGFVYAPSKDKRNLLRQVEAMIYSLKLNDQADNDKLNQQDVEIQVEG is encoded by the coding sequence ATGAAACGTATTAACCACTTTGTTTTTTTAATGCTTGTTGCTGCAATTTTTGCGGGCTGCGACTCTAATTCAACCGTAATGTATAAAAATATTACTGGGAAAGCCGGTGAAATGGTTGTTGTAATTTCAAAAGATTCGTGGGACAGAAAACCCGGAGAGGTTCTTCGCGAAACACTGGCGCAACCGCAAATAGGGTTACCGCAAGAAGAACCACTTTTTGATTTGATTAACGTTCCACACGAAGCTTTTAAAGATATTTTCAAATCGACCCGAAATATTATACAAACTACCATTTCTTCGAATGTTGACGAGAGCGGAATTAAATTCACCGACGATGTTTGGGCTTATCCGCAGGCGACCATACAAATTCGCGCTAAAAATGCCGACGAGTTTGAAAAGATCTTCGAAGAGAACAAGGACAAAATACTATCTTATTTTGTACAGGCCGAGAAAGAGCGTATAACGATGAGTTACAACGATACCTACGAAAGGGCTGTTTTTAATACGCTGAATAGCGAGTTTGATGTTACGATGAAAGTTCCACCAGGTTTCCGCATCATGGAAAAGAAAAAGGATTTTTTGTGGGTACAGTTCGACTCGCCTGAAATTACCCAGGGAATTGTGATTTATTCGTACCCGTATGTTTCTGATAGTGCTTTTACGGTTGGGTATCAGTTGCCTATTCGCGACAGCTTACTTCAAAAATATGTTCCGGGACCAACCTACGGAAGTTATATGTCGACAGAAAAACGGGTTGATCAGATTAATAACGTAATTAAGCACAATGGAAATTATGCATCTGAAATGCGTGGTTTATGGCGTGTTGAGAATGATTTTATGGGTGGACCATACGTTGCACTATCGGAATTGGATGCATCGAAGCAGCGTGTAATTAACGCTTTTGGGTTTGTGTATGCGCCAAGTAAAGATAAACGTAATTTGTTGCGTCAGGTTGAAGCAATGATCTATTCGTTGAAGTTAAATGACCAGGCTGATAACGATAAGCTCAATCAACAGGACGTTGAGATTCAGGTGGAAGGATAA
- the metH gene encoding methionine synthase, with amino-acid sequence MSIKRDIREELKKRVLVLDGAMGSLIQEYKLDEADYRGELLKDHPNDQKGNNDMLSLTRPDVISEIHEAYLEAGADIICTNTFNATSISQADYNTEKYVYKMNKASAEIAKKLTDKYTDANPEKPRYVAGSIGPTNKTLSLSPDVNDPGYRAISFDEVKIAYREEVEALLDGGVDLLLIETIFDTLNSKAAIFAIEEVLDEKGINIPLMVSGTITDASGRTLSGQTLEAFLNSVSHVDLLSIGLNCSLGATDLQPYIKELAGKAPFHISAHPNAGLPNQFGEYDETPEIMAGHIKQYLDNNYVNIIGGCCGTTPAHIKAFAEMAAKASPHHLAQPTSYTKLSGMEPVTITENTNFLNIGERCNVAGSRKFARLISEEKYEEALTIARHQVENGAQVIDVNMDDAMLDAKKEMVTFLNLIMAEPDIARLPIMIDSSKWYVIEAGLKCLQGKAIVNSISLKEGEEVFIEQAQKIKRYGAAVIVMAFDEKGQADNTERRKEICTRAYKILTEQVGLPAQDIIFDPNVLTIGTGIEEHNNYAVSFIESVKWIKENLPLAKVSAGVSNVSFAFRGNNVVREAMHSVFLFHAIKAGLDMGIVNPGMLQIYDEIPKDFLEKIEDLVLNRRPDATERLLEFAENLQSTSKKEVKKDEWRELPLEKRIAHALVKGFPEFVDEDMAEAVEKYSPALDIIEGPLMDGMNVVGELFGSGKMFLPQVIKSARVMKKAVAYLLPFIEADKAKFKNSTAQKKVLMATVKGDVHDIGKNIVGVVLACNNYEIIDLGVMVPTEKILEEAIKNEVDVIGLSGLITPSLEIMVEIAKEMERRKMNIPVMIGGATTSKIHTAVKIAPEYSAPVVHVKDASLAVNVVSHLISKNEKFQQNLDAEYAQIREFQGKRKAKEYITLEKARENKFPIDWDNTPIYKPNFTGVKHLIDFPLDELRKYIDWTFFFITWGLKGHYPQILADEKQGEEAKKLFKEGNEFLDEIIEKKMLQANAAFGIWPAQADGDDVVLYEDESCEKEIGRFYHLRQQEKKKEGVANFGLADFVASKESGKVDYCGGFATTAGIGIEKWTKQFREEHNDYKAIMVEALADRLSEAFAELLHLEIRKNYWGYAPDEDLSLDDILKIKYQGIRPALGYPACPEHAEKENLFKLIDAEKIGISLTEHFAMYPNASVSGQYFVHPESRYFSLEKISKDQIEDYAKRKNKSVEFVEKFLPTNLNYK; translated from the coding sequence ATGAGTATTAAAAGAGATATACGGGAAGAACTCAAGAAGAGAGTATTGGTATTAGATGGAGCAATGGGTTCTCTGATTCAGGAATATAAACTTGACGAGGCAGATTACAGGGGCGAACTTTTAAAGGATCATCCTAATGATCAGAAAGGGAACAACGACATGTTGTCGCTAACCCGCCCCGATGTAATTTCAGAAATCCACGAGGCTTATTTAGAAGCTGGTGCCGATATTATTTGCACCAACACCTTTAATGCAACCAGCATTTCGCAAGCAGATTATAATACAGAAAAGTATGTCTACAAAATGAATAAAGCATCGGCAGAAATCGCGAAAAAACTGACCGATAAATACACCGATGCCAATCCTGAGAAACCTCGATACGTGGCCGGATCAATTGGTCCTACCAACAAAACGCTATCGCTTTCGCCTGATGTAAACGATCCCGGTTATCGTGCCATTTCATTCGACGAGGTTAAAATAGCCTATCGCGAAGAAGTAGAAGCATTGCTCGATGGTGGTGTTGATCTGTTATTGATTGAAACAATTTTCGATACGCTGAACAGCAAAGCAGCTATTTTTGCCATTGAAGAAGTTCTCGATGAAAAAGGGATAAATATCCCTCTTATGGTTTCGGGAACCATTACCGATGCCAGTGGTCGTACTCTTTCAGGACAAACTTTGGAGGCTTTCCTTAACTCAGTTTCGCACGTCGATTTGTTGAGTATAGGGTTGAACTGTTCGTTGGGAGCAACCGATCTTCAGCCGTATATTAAAGAGCTGGCCGGAAAAGCACCGTTTCACATCAGTGCACACCCCAACGCGGGATTACCCAACCAGTTTGGCGAATACGATGAAACGCCGGAAATTATGGCCGGGCATATCAAACAATACCTTGATAACAACTATGTAAATATTATTGGTGGTTGTTGCGGTACTACACCCGCTCATATTAAAGCTTTTGCAGAAATGGCAGCCAAAGCCAGTCCACACCATCTTGCCCAACCTACCAGCTACACAAAACTTAGCGGGATGGAGCCGGTTACCATTACCGAGAACACGAACTTCCTGAATATTGGCGAGCGTTGTAACGTTGCCGGATCACGTAAGTTTGCACGGCTCATTAGCGAAGAAAAATACGAGGAAGCACTTACCATTGCACGCCACCAAGTAGAAAACGGTGCGCAGGTAATCGATGTAAACATGGATGACGCCATGCTCGATGCCAAGAAAGAAATGGTAACTTTCCTGAACCTGATTATGGCCGAACCCGATATTGCGAGGTTACCCATCATGATCGACTCATCAAAGTGGTACGTGATTGAGGCCGGGTTAAAATGCCTGCAGGGGAAAGCCATTGTAAACTCCATCAGTTTAAAAGAAGGAGAAGAAGTTTTTATCGAACAGGCACAAAAAATTAAACGTTATGGTGCGGCCGTTATCGTTATGGCTTTTGATGAAAAGGGTCAGGCAGACAACACCGAACGCCGCAAAGAAATTTGCACTCGTGCCTACAAAATTCTGACTGAACAAGTTGGATTACCTGCACAGGATATTATTTTCGATCCGAATGTGCTGACGATCGGTACAGGAATTGAAGAGCATAATAATTACGCCGTTTCGTTCATCGAGTCGGTAAAATGGATAAAAGAGAATCTGCCCCTGGCAAAAGTTAGCGCCGGTGTAAGTAATGTTTCGTTTGCTTTCCGCGGAAACAATGTGGTGCGCGAAGCCATGCACTCGGTGTTCCTGTTTCATGCCATAAAGGCCGGTCTCGACATGGGAATTGTAAACCCCGGAATGTTGCAGATCTACGATGAAATTCCAAAAGATTTTCTTGAAAAAATAGAAGATTTGGTATTAAACCGCCGACCGGATGCTACAGAAAGATTGCTTGAGTTTGCTGAAAATCTGCAGTCGACTTCGAAGAAAGAAGTAAAAAAAGATGAATGGCGCGAACTGCCTCTTGAGAAACGAATTGCACACGCCTTGGTTAAAGGCTTTCCCGAATTTGTTGACGAAGACATGGCCGAAGCTGTTGAAAAATATTCGCCTGCATTAGACATTATCGAAGGCCCGCTAATGGACGGCATGAATGTGGTTGGAGAGTTATTTGGCTCAGGAAAGATGTTCCTGCCACAGGTGATCAAATCTGCACGGGTGATGAAAAAGGCTGTGGCTTATTTGCTGCCGTTTATAGAAGCGGATAAAGCGAAATTTAAAAACAGTACAGCACAGAAAAAGGTACTGATGGCCACTGTAAAAGGCGATGTTCACGACATTGGCAAAAACATTGTTGGCGTTGTACTGGCTTGTAACAACTACGAAATCATCGACTTGGGCGTTATGGTTCCAACCGAAAAGATTCTGGAGGAGGCCATTAAAAACGAGGTAGATGTAATCGGGCTGAGCGGATTAATCACTCCGTCGTTGGAGATAATGGTAGAGATTGCCAAAGAAATGGAACGTCGCAAAATGAATATCCCGGTAATGATCGGCGGTGCAACTACTTCGAAAATTCATACGGCTGTTAAAATTGCACCTGAATATTCGGCGCCAGTTGTTCACGTAAAAGATGCTTCACTGGCCGTGAATGTGGTTTCCCATCTGATTTCTAAGAACGAAAAATTCCAACAGAATCTGGATGCTGAGTACGCGCAGATTCGCGAATTCCAGGGAAAACGAAAAGCGAAAGAATACATTACGCTGGAAAAAGCACGCGAGAATAAATTTCCGATTGACTGGGACAACACACCAATTTATAAACCGAATTTTACTGGGGTAAAACACTTGATCGACTTCCCGCTGGATGAACTCCGAAAATACATCGACTGGACATTCTTTTTTATCACCTGGGGATTAAAAGGTCATTACCCGCAAATTCTGGCCGATGAAAAACAGGGCGAAGAGGCTAAAAAGCTTTTCAAAGAAGGGAATGAATTTCTGGATGAAATTATAGAGAAAAAAATGCTGCAGGCCAATGCTGCCTTTGGAATCTGGCCGGCACAAGCGGATGGCGACGATGTAGTGCTGTACGAAGATGAATCGTGCGAAAAAGAAATCGGACGTTTTTATCACCTCCGTCAACAGGAAAAGAAAAAAGAGGGTGTGGCTAATTTCGGACTGGCCGATTTTGTAGCGTCAAAAGAATCGGGAAAAGTGGATTATTGTGGTGGTTTTGCAACTACTGCCGGAATTGGCATTGAGAAATGGACCAAACAATTCCGTGAAGAACACAACGACTATAAAGCTATAATGGTGGAAGCATTGGCCGACCGTTTAAGTGAAGCTTTTGCGGAATTGCTTCACCTTGAAATTCGAAAAAATTACTGGGGTTATGCACCTGATGAAGATCTGTCGCTCGACGATATTCTGAAAATAAAATACCAGGGAATTCGTCCGGCACTAGGCTATCCCGCTTGTCCGGAACACGCTGAAAAGGAGAATTTGTTCAAACTGATCGACGCTGAAAAAATCGGCATCTCACTCACTGAGCACTTTGCCATGTATCCGAATGCATCGGTTTCAGGTCAATACTTTGTACATCCTGAATCGCGCTATTTTAGTCTCGAAAAAATCAGCAAAGACCAGATTGAGGATTATGCGAAACGTAAAAACAAATCAGTAGAATTTGTTGAGAAGTTTTTGCCAACAAACCTGAATTACAAGTAA
- a CDS encoding SRPBCC family protein, translated as MSRFSRIIMWVLLWGALFVALAYFLPKTVVVERSADIQAPAKTVYAQLVDLHQWDHWSPWKRMGENTSVEYINHGVGLGGGYIWKNETKENSGATIKIIEAEPLSKVTVSLDFMQRGEAFSSFVLTDNSEGTTVKWTLTYDVGNNPFARWIGLLMKKSMATDFENGLVKLKALCQVIEKEKEQVVLLDEVEKMKYAGIRETVPFIEVSREMSEMYNEISRFLAQKEIEMAGMPFALYHLMDEENIDLECGIPIDADVEGNKIVKVATFPTTTCACLDFYGDYSNLQEGHIALQKWMEAHGFNLASAPMEIYLSDSQQEPDPAKWLTRICYPVER; from the coding sequence ATGAGCCGATTTTCCAGAATTATTATGTGGGTTTTGTTATGGGGAGCGTTGTTTGTTGCCCTCGCTTATTTTTTGCCCAAAACAGTGGTAGTTGAGCGGAGTGCCGATATTCAGGCCCCTGCAAAAACTGTATATGCGCAGCTAGTTGATTTGCACCAGTGGGATCATTGGTCGCCCTGGAAACGAATGGGCGAAAACACGAGTGTGGAGTACATTAATCATGGTGTTGGTTTGGGTGGTGGTTATATCTGGAAAAATGAAACCAAAGAAAACAGTGGAGCAACCATTAAAATTATTGAGGCAGAACCATTAAGTAAAGTTACCGTTTCGCTTGATTTTATGCAGCGGGGAGAGGCTTTTAGTAGTTTTGTTCTTACTGATAATAGTGAGGGAACAACTGTAAAATGGACGCTGACATATGATGTTGGTAATAACCCTTTTGCACGTTGGATCGGGCTACTTATGAAAAAGAGTATGGCAACGGATTTCGAGAATGGATTGGTAAAATTAAAAGCACTTTGCCAGGTAATTGAAAAAGAGAAGGAACAGGTGGTTTTGCTGGACGAAGTTGAAAAAATGAAATATGCAGGCATTCGCGAAACAGTACCTTTTATTGAGGTTAGTCGAGAAATGAGTGAAATGTATAACGAGATTAGCAGGTTTTTGGCACAAAAGGAAATTGAAATGGCAGGAATGCCTTTTGCCCTGTATCATTTGATGGACGAAGAAAATATTGATCTGGAATGTGGTATCCCGATTGATGCCGATGTTGAAGGAAATAAAATCGTAAAAGTGGCTACCTTTCCCACCACAACTTGTGCTTGCCTCGATTTTTATGGCGATTACAGCAATTTGCAGGAAGGACACATTGCCTTGCAGAAGTGGATGGAAGCACACGGTTTTAACCTGGCCAGTGCACCAATGGAAATATACCTAAGCGATTCGCAGCAGGAACCCGATCCGGCAAAATGGTTAACACGAATTTGCTATCCTGTTGAACGATAG
- a CDS encoding 1-deoxy-D-xylulose-5-phosphate reductoisomerase: protein MKKKIAILGSTGSIGTQALDVIEQNPELFEVEVLTANNSVELLIQQAKKFQPNVVVIANKEKYRLVSDALEDEDIKVYAGEEALNQVAEMDTIDMVLTAMVGYSGLIPTYNAVNAGKPIALANKETLVVAGEIITKAARKKQVDLLPVDSEHSAIFQCLVGEFMNPVEKIYLTCSGGPFRGKTLDELQHVSVDNALAHPNWDMGAKITIDSATLMNKGFEVIEAHWLFGLPASKIDVIVHPESIIHSIVQFEDGSMKAQMGLPDMKLPIQYAMGFPNRIKNNFPRFNFLDYPSLHFEQPNTEIFRNLALAFAAMEQGGNMPCILNAANEIVVEAFLKRKISFLQMPEIIEQAMNKVDFVNQPTLNDLIETNNETRTVAQLLTENKI, encoded by the coding sequence ATGAAGAAAAAAATAGCAATTCTTGGATCTACCGGATCCATAGGAACCCAGGCGCTCGATGTAATTGAGCAAAATCCCGAATTGTTTGAAGTTGAGGTTTTAACAGCAAATAACAGCGTGGAATTGCTCATTCAGCAGGCAAAAAAATTTCAGCCCAATGTGGTGGTTATCGCCAACAAAGAAAAATACCGGCTGGTTTCTGATGCGCTTGAGGACGAGGATATAAAAGTATACGCCGGAGAAGAGGCATTAAACCAGGTGGCAGAAATGGATACCATCGATATGGTACTGACGGCCATGGTTGGTTATTCGGGCTTGATTCCGACTTACAATGCCGTAAATGCCGGGAAACCAATTGCGCTGGCAAATAAAGAAACGCTGGTAGTTGCCGGCGAAATTATAACAAAAGCCGCTCGCAAAAAACAGGTTGACCTACTGCCGGTTGATTCGGAGCACTCGGCCATTTTCCAGTGTTTGGTTGGCGAGTTTATGAATCCGGTTGAAAAGATTTACCTCACATGTTCAGGCGGTCCGTTTCGTGGAAAAACGCTCGACGAACTTCAGCATGTGTCGGTTGATAATGCCTTGGCACACCCCAACTGGGATATGGGGGCAAAAATCACCATCGATTCGGCAACTCTTATGAACAAAGGTTTTGAGGTAATTGAAGCGCATTGGCTTTTTGGTTTGCCTGCTTCAAAGATCGATGTTATTGTTCATCCCGAGTCTATCATTCATTCCATCGTTCAGTTTGAAGATGGTTCGATGAAAGCGCAAATGGGCTTGCCCGATATGAAGTTGCCGATACAATATGCCATGGGATTTCCGAACCGGATTAAGAATAACTTCCCGCGGTTCAACTTTTTAGATTACCCGTCTTTGCATTTTGAGCAGCCAAATACAGAAATTTTTCGTAACCTTGCACTCGCTTTTGCAGCAATGGAACAAGGAGGAAATATGCCCTGTATATTAAATGCTGCAAATGAAATAGTTGTTGAGGCATTTTTAAAACGAAAAATTAGCTTTTTGCAAATGCCCGAAATAATAGAACAAGCCATGAACAAGGTTGATTTTGTAAATCAACCCACACTCAATGATTTAATTGAGACCAACAACGAAACAAGAACAGTGGCACAATTGTTAACAGAAAACAAAATTTAG
- the tatA gene encoding twin-arginine translocase TatA/TatE family subunit: MNLFVIAGFIGPQEIIIILIIVLLLFGGRKIPELMKGLGKGMKEFKEATKEDEAEDKKPESEKIEK, encoded by the coding sequence ATGAATTTATTTGTAATTGCAGGATTTATCGGACCTCAGGAAATAATAATCATCTTAATAATTGTTTTACTTCTGTTCGGTGGTCGTAAAATTCCGGAGTTGATGAAAGGACTGGGAAAAGGAATGAAGGAATTTAAAGAAGCCACAAAAGAGGACGAGGCTGAGGATAAAAAACCGGAAAGCGAAAAAATCGAAAAGTAA
- a CDS encoding M23 family metallopeptidase has product MEEKKFFDKLKNQYRLIIYNDTTFQSVWSMKLSRLKVFTVTSLTSAILVVLVILLIATTGLREYIPGYPKAEYRQMLVRNALVVDSLEQELTKRDQFFKGIQSIMSGEVPEDDQMAAADIEKDEVEFKQYNHDSVFQDKLLAEQLSLSIRNSDADVTQLSQIHFFVPVKGVVSEHFKNTPDHFGVDLVSEPNARISSVLDGTVIFAGWTLETGYVAYIQHEANLVSVYKHNAELLKKTGQTVKAGEAIAIIGNTGELSSGPHLHFELWHDGIALDPEQYIDF; this is encoded by the coding sequence GTGGAAGAGAAGAAGTTTTTTGATAAGCTAAAAAATCAATACCGGTTAATTATTTACAACGATACCACGTTTCAGTCGGTGTGGAGCATGAAGCTTTCGCGGCTGAAAGTGTTTACCGTAACCAGTTTAACATCGGCAATTCTGGTAGTTCTGGTAATTTTGCTGATTGCAACTACCGGTTTGCGCGAATATATTCCGGGTTACCCAAAAGCTGAGTACCGGCAAATGTTGGTGCGCAATGCGTTGGTGGTCGATTCGCTGGAACAGGAGTTGACAAAGCGCGATCAGTTTTTTAAAGGTATTCAGTCCATCATGTCGGGCGAAGTGCCCGAAGATGATCAGATGGCCGCAGCCGATATTGAGAAGGATGAGGTAGAATTTAAACAGTACAATCACGATTCTGTTTTTCAGGATAAATTACTGGCCGAACAGTTGAGTCTTTCCATTCGGAACAGTGATGCCGATGTTACCCAGCTTAGCCAGATACATTTTTTTGTGCCGGTAAAGGGGGTAGTTTCGGAGCATTTTAAAAATACACCCGATCATTTTGGTGTTGATTTGGTGAGTGAGCCCAATGCCCGTATTTCATCGGTGCTTGACGGAACGGTGATTTTTGCCGGATGGACACTCGAAACGGGTTACGTTGCCTACATTCAGCACGAGGCTAATTTGGTTTCGGTGTATAAACACAACGCCGAGTTATTGAAGAAAACCGGACAGACAGTAAAAGCCGGTGAGGCGATTGCCATTATCGGAAATACAGGAGAATTATCAAGTGGCCCGCACCTGCATTTTGAGTTGTGGCACGATGGAATAGCACTTGATCCGGAACAGTACATTGACTTTTAA
- the metF gene encoding methylenetetrahydrofolate reductase [NAD(P)H], producing the protein MKVIDTINQAKKTVFSFELLPPLKGNDVSRLHKTIESLTEFDPKYINITTHRDEIEFKELADGSIVKQTVRKRPGTVAIAADIQHKYGIPVVPHILCGGFTKSETEHVLIDLNFLGINNVLALRGDGLKNQHVFKPTENGHSNANQLVKQIKDLGKGKYLDVDLKNNKPLDFCIGVAGYPEKHFESPNMEQDMAYLKQKVDEGADYIVTQMFFDNQVYYDFVDKCRAQGITVPIIPGIKPINMKNQLTVLPKIFSIDLPQELSKELAKCKNNEEAREVGTEWAIYQSKDLVEHNAPSLHIYTYGISDNVSKIVKAAF; encoded by the coding sequence ATGAAAGTTATAGACACCATAAATCAGGCAAAGAAAACAGTCTTTTCTTTTGAATTGTTGCCGCCACTAAAGGGTAACGATGTTTCGCGCCTGCATAAAACAATTGAAAGCTTAACGGAGTTCGATCCGAAATACATAAACATTACCACCCACCGCGACGAAATTGAATTTAAAGAACTCGCCGACGGATCGATTGTAAAACAAACAGTTCGCAAACGCCCGGGAACAGTTGCTATTGCTGCCGATATTCAGCACAAATACGGCATTCCAGTAGTTCCGCATATTTTATGTGGAGGTTTTACCAAGAGTGAAACAGAACACGTACTTATCGACCTTAACTTCCTGGGGATTAACAACGTTCTGGCTTTACGCGGCGACGGTCTAAAAAACCAGCATGTGTTTAAACCCACCGAGAATGGGCACTCAAATGCCAACCAGCTGGTAAAGCAAATTAAAGATCTTGGAAAAGGGAAATACCTGGATGTGGATTTGAAAAACAATAAGCCACTTGACTTTTGTATTGGTGTTGCCGGTTATCCGGAAAAGCACTTTGAATCACCCAATATGGAGCAAGACATGGCTTACCTGAAACAAAAAGTTGACGAAGGTGCCGATTATATTGTAACCCAAATGTTTTTTGACAACCAGGTTTATTATGATTTTGTGGACAAATGCCGCGCGCAGGGAATTACAGTGCCTATTATTCCGGGTATTAAACCTATCAACATGAAAAACCAGTTAACAGTGCTTCCAAAAATCTTCAGCATCGACTTGCCACAGGAATTATCAAAAGAGTTGGCAAAATGTAAAAACAACGAAGAGGCCAGAGAAGTTGGAACAGAATGGGCAATCTATCAGTCGAAAGATCTGGTTGAACATAATGCGCCATCATTACATATCTACACTTATGGTATTTCTGATAACGTGAGTAAAATTGTAAAGGCCGCATTCTAG
- the rseP gene encoding RIP metalloprotease RseP — protein sequence MESILIKTAQLLLSLSILVVLHEAGHFMFARLFKTRVEKFYLFFNPWFSLFKIKKGETEYGIGWLPLGGYVKISGMIDESMDKEAMKLPPQPWEFRAKPAWQRLLIMIGGVLMNFIFAMVIYIGVLYAWGEQYLPTKNVKYGVVVNETGKELGFKTGDKILTVDNQYIEQFSKIVPTIVLDGAKTVQVERDGQKVDVPITGEDLALLLKSKGIWEERFPYDIQIGRLAKDLPAQQAGLEVGDVLGNIDGKSFEYYDQFSTYVESKKGQEVSIDITRDGQKMTKNVTVNEDGKLGFNPAFNNPDVFEFKTIKYGFLESIPAGINRGVQTTGNYLKQFKLFFKKETKAYESLGGFATIGNIFSSSWDWAHFWNMTAFISIILAIMNLLPIPALDGGHVMFLFGEMITGRKPGEKFLEYAQIAGMVLLLALVLYANANDIIKMINGTF from the coding sequence ATGGAATCGATATTAATTAAAACAGCACAGTTACTTTTAAGTCTGTCGATATTAGTGGTTTTGCACGAGGCCGGCCACTTTATGTTTGCCCGTTTATTTAAAACGCGTGTAGAAAAATTTTACCTCTTTTTTAATCCGTGGTTTTCGCTTTTTAAAATAAAGAAAGGCGAAACCGAATACGGTATCGGGTGGTTACCTCTTGGTGGTTATGTGAAAATTTCGGGAATGATCGATGAATCGATGGACAAAGAAGCTATGAAACTACCGCCGCAACCCTGGGAATTTCGCGCTAAACCGGCATGGCAACGTTTGCTGATTATGATTGGTGGTGTTTTAATGAATTTCATTTTTGCCATGGTAATTTACATTGGGGTACTTTATGCATGGGGCGAACAGTACCTGCCAACCAAGAATGTAAAATACGGCGTTGTAGTTAACGAAACCGGCAAGGAGCTTGGTTTTAAAACCGGCGACAAAATTCTTACCGTTGACAATCAATACATCGAGCAATTCAGCAAAATTGTACCAACAATTGTTTTAGATGGAGCAAAAACCGTTCAGGTAGAGCGCGACGGACAAAAGGTTGATGTGCCAATTACCGGTGAGGATCTGGCATTATTGCTAAAAAGCAAAGGTATCTGGGAAGAGCGTTTCCCTTACGATATTCAGATCGGGCGTTTGGCAAAAGATCTGCCTGCACAACAGGCCGGTCTTGAAGTTGGTGATGTTTTAGGAAATATTGATGGAAAATCGTTTGAGTATTACGATCAATTTAGTACGTATGTTGAATCAAAGAAAGGTCAGGAAGTTTCCATTGATATTACCCGCGATGGTCAGAAAATGACAAAGAATGTAACTGTAAACGAAGATGGTAAACTTGGCTTTAATCCTGCTTTCAATAATCCGGATGTTTTCGAATTTAAAACAATAAAATATGGCTTCCTGGAGTCTATTCCGGCAGGTATCAATCGTGGTGTTCAAACCACCGGAAATTACCTAAAACAATTTAAACTGTTCTTTAAAAAAGAAACAAAAGCATACGAATCATTGGGAGGATTTGCAACCATCGGAAACATCTTCTCTTCTTCTTGGGACTGGGCGCATTTCTGGAATATGACAGCGTTTATTTCTATTATTTTGGCCATTATGAACCTCTTGCCAATTCCTGCACTGGATGGCGGGCACGTAATGTTTTTATTTGGAGAAATGATTACCGGGCGTAAGCCGGGAGAAAAATTCCTTGAGTATGCACAAATTGCCGGAATGGTATTACTTTTGGCTTTGGTTCTTTATGCTAATGCCAACGATATAATTAAAATGATTAACGGTACGTTTTAA